The genomic window TTCCCTTCCTGAGGGGGtaaagtatattaaaaaatggcAGTAATTATTCAAAAGTACCTCTGCCAGAAGAGTGTCGCCTTCCTAATCAATTAATTGGAAAATAATCAACATCCCTGCATCATTAAGAGaagaaatatgttattttaagGAAATACAATATGTTGATTGGAAGCCATCAACAGTATTGTAAATAGTCAACAGAAGTGGGCGGTAATTAAAAAATAGCGAAAGCTCGTTAATACTTTTTATGTTAAGACTTTCTTTGGAGtcatcatgaaaatgaaagagtgCTCAGAGTGTGACAAACTATATAATTCACCATTGACACTTTGGCTGTCGTCCTTTTCAGGTAACATCTCCAGCAGCAGGGGTCCATAGCTGTACAAATTCCTCATTACCATACTCTGATACAGATTTCTTAGAGACATGAGAGCTATGAAAACTGTATTTTCTTATCCATTCATAAGAGAGGATAGGTGAATAAGTCTTCTAAATGTCAGTAACTCCTTTTGTACCTGCAGGTTGAATCAAATGGTCACATTATAGAGTTCGTCTCTTTAAAGAGTTAGcaagacaaaaagaagaggCATGTGACAAGGGAGCTGCTGTTGAAGATGCGGAAAGACTCATTCAGCAAGATACTTAGAATgttaatagtaaaaaaaattgaaaaaatgaaagaaaaaaaaaattaatctacAATGTGAAgatattttattgaataaGACAGAGAATGTTTAATAGCCTGTCTCATTGCACAAGACACATTACAAATACACCCATGACACTGgcacaataatttaaaactacAAACCATTCAGTAGAATACTCGTACATTCATAAAAATACAGACACATCTAgtaaagagatatatatacatgcgTACCTATATCTCGTGGCTTTAATAGTAGTCTCTCGTACGACAACTCGTTAAGTCTCCTCGTCTCTGAAAAAACTTTCTCTGATAGAGACCAGCTTGCTTATAGCCTCAGCCATTGATATCCGGTTTACCGGTGATTCTTCTGAACAACTGACTCCCACCCGAAACACAAGGGTCAAGCATTCGACCATATTGAAATGCTGAGCATATGCACCACGGAGAATAGTTTCGTCTGTGATATCTAGTGCTTGTCGTTTCTGCAATGCTGATTTAGTAAAACTATGTAGAGTTAAACCGTCCACGAATAACTTATTGGTGGGTCTTTTTCCAGTGAAAATCTCCAATAGGACAATACCAAAACTGTACACGTCTCCCATAATTGATGGATGACCTCCCATACCATATTCTACAAAGTTCagtaataacaacaacaagactAAAGAATATTAGGACGACTGTCTGGTCTCTGCTTGAGATAATTACCTAATAacgattataaattttaaagtaaaataagCATACCTGGTGCAGCATAGCCAATGGTTCCACGAACACCTGCAGAGCTGAATTGAATATGGAATGTATCCCGATCAAATTTTAGTAGGAGTTGTGCCAAACCAAAGTCGCTTACATGAGCAGTCAAATCTTTGTCTAGTAGAATATTGCTTGGCTTAATATCACAGTGGGCTATAGGGTTGTGACAATAAGTATGAAGATAAACCAGAGCCGAAGCAACATCTATGGCAATGTTGAGTCTCGCAAAAAGGCCCAGGGTTCTCGAGGGATTGCCAGTTTCTTCTATTTCATCCGGGTGCAGCCACATGTCCAAGTTTCCATTAGGCATGAACTCATACACTAGAGCTCTAAAATCATTTCCTTCAAAATCAGAACTTGAACAGATAGTAACCAACTTCACAAGGTTGCGATGCCTTATACCTCCTAATGCTTCACATTCCGCTATGAAACTCTTTGCAGCACCACGTTTGCAGAGATTCAAAACTTTAATGGCAACAGCCTTGTTCTTGGACCCAAGAAATCCTTTAAACACAGCCCCAAAGTTACCCGACCCAATCAAATTGCTGGAAGAGAAGCCACCGGTTGTCTTGTAGAGCTCATCATAACTTATCTTTTCATAAAACGATTTCACTGGGGAGAAAGACCGATCATTCTCATTATTATTAGCTCTGACACTCTTCACTCTCAGTTTGTACCAGCATAGATAAACCACACACAGACATAGAAGCAAAAGTGCTGCCATAACTGCACTGACACAAATGGTGATTATCTTTCTGACTGATGAATGCCTTCTTGGTAATTCAACAGAGCATGGCTGAAGCTGTAATGACGGGATGCCTCCACAGAGGTTTATGTTACCAAAGACCGACATCGCACTGGTATTACGAAATACCCCTTCCGTTGGCACAGCTCCGTCGAAGTTGTTCAAAGAGAGATTCAGGTTCTGCAGTTTGGAAAAGTTCGCCATATATTCAGGTATTGTACCAGAGAGATTATTCTTCGACAGATCTAGGAATCTGAGGCCAGTCAACCCTCTTATATCTGGAATGGGCCCAACAAATGAATTCCCTTGCAGCAAAAGGAATTCTAGTGAGAGACAATTCGCCAAGGTTTGTGGAATCTGTCCTGATAGTTTATTGTATGAAACGTCTAGAGCTAATAGAAATTTAAGCTTTCCAATGTCTTGTCTCAAAGGGCCAAccaacaaattaaatgagaCATTTAAGACGACAAGAGATGGAAGTTCCATAAGCTCATGGGGTATGCTGCCATTCAACTTATTAGTACCGAGGTTCAAGTCTAGAAGGTAGCTGCAACTTCCAAGACTTGAAGGGATGCTTCCTTCAAAACTGTTGTTAAGCAGATACAGGTATGTTAGCCCACTGATATTCCCCAAGGAAGATGGTATCTCTCCAGACAGTCCATTTGAATAGAGCAAGACTTTTCTCAATTCAGAAAGTTCTCCCAATGAGGGAGGAAGTTTGCCTGTCAACAGATTTTCGCCCAAGTCTAATGTTTGCAGGCTTACAAGATTCCCTATGCCATGAGGAATACTTCCAGAGATGAGATTTCCACCAAGAGAGAGCTCAGTTAATTGGGTGGAGAGATTGGCTATAAAGACAGGCAACTGACCGCCGAGTTTGTTGAAGCCAACATTCAAATACTGCAACTGACTGCAGTTAGTCAGTGCaccaagaaaatcaagatCACCAGAAGAGTAGTTTCCCAGAGAGTTATTATTAAGGCCTAGCAGTAATAGATTCTGAAGTCTTCCGAAACTCAATGGTATCTTTCCAGTAAGATGGTTAGACGGAATATCAAGTTGTCGAAGACTTGAGATATTGGAAAGTGTCTCTGGAATGGTACCCGTGAAACTATTTATCCCCATATATAGTATTTGAAGGTTAGGGAGAAGAGAACCAAAGTCAGGTCTAAGGGTGCCAGAGAAACTGTTGCCGGTAATGGACAGGAATATTAGTGAAGACAGGTTGTAAATTGGAGGAGGGAAAACCCCATTAAACTTGTTTAATGCTATTCGGAAAAAGATCATCTGTTTCAGTCTGGCTATATCCCCAGGGATCTCTCCTTctatttggttatatataaaatcgaGCATCTGGAGTGATGTCAGGTTTCCCAATGAGGCAGGAAACTTCCCTGTTAGATTGTTTCTACCAAGAGAGAGAAGGACAAGCTTAGACAGCGAACCAAACTCCAAAGGCACGCCTTGTTCAAGATGATTTGATGATAAATCAAGTGTTGACAGGCTAGAGCAGTTCGACAGAACAACCGGAATCACCCCTCCAAATAAATTATTGCTCATGTTCAAATATTGAAGCCTGAACAAGTTTCCAACCTCTGAAGGGATGGCACCATGGAAAAAGTTGTCTGCAAGATTCAAAGATCTAAGAAATGAGAGGTTACCAACAAAGGGAGAGACTACACCGGTTAGTTTTAGTCCTCCAAGATCCACACCAGTTACTCTCCTGTGTTTGAGGCCACACTTAACACCGGTCCAGCTACAGAGAGGCAGGGAGTCATTCCACGAGCCCAACACAACTCTACTTGTTTCAGAAACTTGAGACTTGAACTCAAGCAATGCTTGTTTATCAGTCTCCTCCGTCAATCTGATTGTTTGTGCACAGACCATATCTGAATGTTCAAGTGACACAGAGACAAGTAAAGCAGATACAAGAATCAGTCTCATAACAATACAAGGAACCCCCATGGGTTggaaaagctttttttttcctaaacgAAACGGAGACAAAAAATTCTTTCACAACCAGGATGACTGTTGAGATTATGAGCAAATAAAAATCTGGCGGCTTTGGTTCCCTATACAATAATGAGGAATATGTAGTATAGTAGCCTTTTAGAAACTCGCAAACAAAGTAATGATATTCCAAAACCACGGGGCTTGCAGCCTGCGGTATGCAGATTATTCTCAATCCTCGTTGACTATTAGGGTCAAAGTCCAATAGAGCAATGACTTATTCTCATGTTGCCTCATTATTCACTGCTTCATTTCGCCCAAGTCAACTATCAGACGCTTATCAAATACTATATACTTTAGTTTTACCAAGGAAAACTTGATTAATTAACACTAATAGCAACGACCATTCTTATAAAAATGTAGCTGAGGGATGTTTGTCAAGTTCTTAGCAGTGACCATGACATCAACGATTTCGATATACACCAACTTGCTTCTATATATTTCTCAgcaaaatacaataaaataaataattcgagAGTATCTTAATCATATTCATATCTAGcagaagaaaaattcaaatctcACTATATGATACAGTAATTTATACACAATTCTTTGTTCAGTTTTTTATAGACAAAGTCATTAGGAATTGAAAGGAAAATATTTACAGTTTACCTCTTTAATTTGCATATGACAAGAACAGCAAGCGTTGCACTAATCCATCCATATGACACGTACAAGGAGAGCCAGAGTCACTCATCCCTGTAGAACCTGAGTCTGTAACCACAGGTCAACACAGCCACTAACAACAAAAGGTATAATGAGATAGCAAAAATTCTGTAAATAAACGAAAAAGGATATAACGACTTCTTTCATTCCAAACGGAAAAATCAACAAGTCTCAGGTGTCACAACAAACATAGAATCCCCGTTACAGAATGAAGCAGTTTATATAACCACAGGTAACTCTCTTGGAAAGAACAAAGGTCATTTCCACAGACACTAGCTAAAACTGAAAACCATTGAGTATGCATACCACTATCTACCCCTTTAACGACGGCGATCTTCCCTTCTTAATGAATCCCTATCTTTTTCCTCCCTGTCGTTACGATCTCTTCTAGATTCTGCCTTCCTTTTCTCCCAATCTTGTGCTCTGGATCCCTTGTCCTCCCTTACATAATCAATTTCATCATTGTGCCTTCTAGAATACGCATTATCATACCGTCCTGATCTCTTTTGTTCCTTCATATCATAAGCATCTCTTGACCTTGGCCCCATATCCTCCCTATccactctttctctctctttaggGCGGCCATACGAGGCATCTCCATCACCCCTTCCTCTGTAACTTTTCTCTTCCACATCAGGTTTGAAATCTCCTCGATTGCCAAAACTTGTACCACCCTTTTTAGCACCATTTAACTTGTCTTGATCCCACTTGGAACTTCTATCCTCTTCATGACCCCAACCAGTAGTTGCAGCTCTCTGTCCATTAAAAAAggtttcaagaaaataaatgagataAACAGTATGTTATAACTTCTATCAAGtatttattcaaaatcatcTCTCGAAAGAATAGATTACTCGCTTACATACTTTTTCATCATGTGAAAATTTACAAGAATCACCACGAGTACACTCTCCTCTCTGAAAAGCTCTGCAAACACCACGACCCTCTCTATTCTTGTCATGATCCCACTTGGAACTTCTATCCTCTTCATGACCCCAACCAGTATTTGCAGCTCTCtgtccataaaaaaaaagggttaaCTTCTATCAAGcattcatcaaaatcatctgTTGAAAAGAATAAAGTACAAAATCACGCTTACTTACTTTTTCATCGTGGGAAAATTTGCAAGAATCACCACGAGTACACTCTCCTCTCTGAAAAGCTCTGCATACACCACGAGCCTCTCTATTCTGGCGTCGCGTCTCTTCATCCTCCTCTTCGTGCTTTTTGTATGCCCCACAATGGTCCACCTTAATGGTCCGTCCCAACACAAGAGCTCCATTCAGATTATCTACAATCACCAAAAACAGAACCCAATTACAAATCCTAAcacctaaaaaaaaagtaaatttcaCATGTACAAGAGTCAGTTTCACTAACCAACAGCAAGAATGGTACTTCTCTGATCTTCATAAGCAAGAAAAGCAAAACCTTTAGATTTACCCGTTCCCTTGTCTCGAATAAGATTGACATCAACAATTTCACCATATCTGCAattccacaaaacaaaaagacattAAACCTATAAacccattaaaaaaattgaaactttagaaACGAAACACAACACTTACTGAGAGAAGACGGCGAGAAGATCACCTTCGGTGAGATCGAACGGTATGCCTCCGACGTAGACATATGCAGAGTTTTTGTACTTAGCGTGCCATGAAGCTTCATCAGATATTCCTAAATCTGATTCCCTAGCGTTTATCTTCTGTAGATTCTTCACCTGCGTCAATGGATTCatcttttcaaatttctctGCGTTCGTTGCCGGGAGGAACCCTAAAACTAGGAAATGAGAGATTAGCCTGAGCGGGTCGGGTTTTAATGACCCGTTTCCTAATTAGATTAACCGACCCGGATTGAGGCCCATTTATTCTATTCCCTTTCTAGAATAAATgtctaatattatttttacatcTTCTACGTGAATTCGGGTATCCGTTCGGGTTCAGTTCTTTTTTTCGGATACCCGTTCAGATTCGGTTCTTTTTTCGGGTATCGGATCTATTTGGGTAGGAGATTGAGAACCATTCGGGTATTCTTaaatttcggttcggtttcgATTCGGGTCGGTTCggttattttagtaaaaatgtaaaaatgaccaaaaatatccaaaatattttcaggTTCGGGTTAGGTTCGGgttttttctcatatatacCCAAATCTATCCGAAATACCCGATTACCCGTAAATATATTGGTTACTTTTTATCcaaatataaccaaatgtaacaaaaatacttaaattatctaaaaaaaactataacattGGTTACTTTTATCCCAAATATATCTAAATGTATATGAATTACTAAAAATATCTAGTATATTcggatttataattttaatttttggtgtttgaggtattacaaatatatatataactaatatttttaggTTTATATTTGTATTCGGGTATCTACGGGTATTAGATTAGGTCCGGGTTCGGTTCGGGTTTTTTCGGGTAGTGAAGTGTAGGATCCATTCAGGTAATTCTAAAATTGAGTTCGGGTTCAGTTCGATTATTTTTCGGGTTTTTCGGTTCGGGTATTTGGTTCCGGTTATTATGGCCAGGCCTAGCGAATATGttcaattttgatatataaagaaaaattctaaaactCCAATTAGGTTAAGTTAGGTTTCGCTAGAATAGCCTTTGAAACGtttgaagaagacaatgaaGTTGTGTTTACGGCTATTGTGCATCCACCAAAAGAAATTTTTGGCTAAGAAAAGGGAAGCGAAAAAGGTTAAAGCGAAGAAACTCGATCCTCTATCCGGCACCGATTTACATTCCTCTCGATCTTCAGATCTAT from Arabidopsis thaliana chromosome 3, partial sequence includes these protein-coding regions:
- a CDS encoding RNA recognition motif (RRM)-containing protein is translated as MNPLTQVKNLQKINARESDLGISDEASWHAKYKNSAYVYVGGIPFDLTEGDLLAVFSQYGEIVDVNLIRDKGTGKSKGFAFLAYEDQRSTILAVDNLNGALVLGRTIKVDHCGAYKKHEEEDEETRRQNREARGVCRAFQRGECTRGDSCKFSHDEKRAATTGWGHEEDRSSKWDQDKLNGAKKGGTSFGNRGDFKPDVEEKSYRGRGDGDASYGRPKERERVDREDMGPRSRDAYDMKEQKRSGRYDNAYSRRHNDEIDYVREDKGSRAQDWEKRKAESRRDRNDREEKDRDSLRREDRRR
- a CDS encoding RNA recognition motif (RRM)-containing protein (RNA recognition motif (RRM)-containing protein; FUNCTIONS IN: RNA binding, nucleotide binding, zinc ion binding, nucleic acid binding; INVOLVED IN: biological_process unknown; LOCATED IN: cellular_component unknown; EXPRESSED IN: 24 plant structures; EXPRESSED DURING: 14 growth stages; CONTAINS InterPro DOMAIN/s: Zinc finger, CCCH-type (InterPro:IPR000571), RNA recognition motif, RNP-1 (InterPro:IPR000504), Nucleotide-binding, alpha-beta plait (InterPro:IPR012677); BEST Arabidopsis thaliana protein match is: glycine-rich RNA-binding protein 3 (TAIR:AT5G61030.1); Has 201898 Blast hits to 124021 proteins in 4668 species: Archae - 159; Bacteria - 19385; Metazoa - 64482; Fungi - 8819; Plants - 85595; Viruses - 264; Other Eukaryotes - 23194 (source: NCBI BLink).), producing the protein MNPLTQVKNLQKINARESDLGISDEASWHAKYKNSAYVYVGGIPFDLTEGDLLAVFSQYGEIVDVNLIRDKGTGKSKGFAFLAYEDQRSTILAVDNLNGALVLGRTIKVDHCGAYKKHEEEDEETRRQNREARGVCRAFQRGECTRGDSCKFSHDEKRAANTGWGHEEDRSSKWDHDKNREGRGVCRAFQRGECTRGDSCKFSHDEKRAATTGWGHEEDRSSKWDQDKLNGAKKGGTSFGNRGDFKPDVEEKSYRGRGDGDASYGRPKERERVDREDMGPRSRDAYDMKEQKRSGRYDNAYSRRHNDEIDYVREDKGSRAQDWEKRKAESRRDRNDREEKDRDSLRREDRRR
- a CDS encoding Leucine-rich repeat protein kinase family protein (Leucine-rich repeat protein kinase family protein; FUNCTIONS IN: protein serine/threonine kinase activity, kinase activity, ATP binding; INVOLVED IN: transmembrane receptor protein tyrosine kinase signaling pathway, protein amino acid phosphorylation; LOCATED IN: endomembrane system; CONTAINS InterPro DOMAIN/s: Protein kinase, ATP binding site (InterPro:IPR017441), Protein kinase, catalytic domain (InterPro:IPR000719), Leucine-rich repeat-containing N-terminal domain, type 2 (InterPro:IPR013210), Leucine-rich repeat (InterPro:IPR001611), Serine/threonine-protein kinase-like domain (InterPro:IPR017442), Protein kinase-like domain (InterPro:IPR011009), Serine/threonine-protein kinase, active site (InterPro:IPR008271); BEST Arabidopsis thaliana protein match is: EF-TU receptor (TAIR:AT5G20480.1); Has 201898 Blast hits to 124021 proteins in 4668 species: Archae - 159; Bacteria - 19385; Metazoa - 64482; Fungi - 8819; Plants - 85595; Viruses - 264; Other Eukaryotes - 23194 (source: NCBI BLink).), which translates into the protein MGVPCIVMRLILVSALLVSVSLEHSDMVCAQTIRLTEETDKQALLEFKSQVSETSRVVLGSWNDSLPLCSWTGVKCGLKHRRVTGVDLGGLKLTGVVSPFVGNLSFLRSLNLADNFFHGAIPSEVGNLFRLQYLNMSNNLFGGVIPVVLSNCSSLSTLDLSSNHLEQGVPLEFGSLSKLVLLSLGRNNLTGKFPASLGNLTSLQMLDFIYNQIEGEIPGDIARLKQMIFFRIALNKFNGVFPPPIYNLSSLIFLSITGNSFSGTLRPDFGSLLPNLQILYMGINSFTGTIPETLSNISSLRQLDIPSNHLTGKIPLSFGRLQNLLLLGLNNNSLGNYSSGDLDFLGALTNCSQLQYLNVGFNKLGGQLPVFIANLSTQLTELSLGGNLISGSIPHGIGNLVSLQTLDLGENLLTGKLPPSLGELSELRKVLLYSNGLSGEIPSSLGNISGLTYLYLLNNSFEGSIPSSLGSCSYLLDLNLGTNKLNGSIPHELMELPSLVVLNVSFNLLVGPLRQDIGKLKFLLALDVSYNKLSGQIPQTLANCLSLEFLLLQGNSFVGPIPDIRGLTGLRFLDLSKNNLSGTIPEYMANFSKLQNLNLSLNNFDGAVPTEGVFRNTSAMSVFGNINLCGGIPSLQLQPCSVELPRRHSSVRKIITICVSAVMAALLLLCLCVVYLCWYKLRVKSVRANNNENDRSFSPVKSFYEKISYDELYKTTGGFSSSNLIGSGNFGAVFKGFLGSKNKAVAIKVLNLCKRGAAKSFIAECEALGGIRHRNLVKLVTICSSSDFEGNDFRALVYEFMPNGNLDMWLHPDEIEETGNPSRTLGLFARLNIAIDVASALVYLHTYCHNPIAHCDIKPSNILLDKDLTAHVSDFGLAQLLLKFDRDTFHIQFSSAGVRGTIGYAAPEYGMGGHPSIMGDVYSFGIVLLEIFTGKRPTNKLFVDGLTLHSFTKSALQKRQALDITDETILRGAYAQHFNMVECLTLVFRVGVSCSEESPVNRISMAEAISKLVSIRESFFRDEET